The stretch of DNA CAGTCTCCCTTCTGGTCTCCTGACAGCCGACAGCTCGCCTTCTTCGTGCAGACGGGCCTGGAGGCAGGAGGCCTGTCGCGAGCAAGCCGGCTGCTGACCGCAGACATGACCGGCGGCGGCGTTCGGAAGATTTGTGACCTGCCATCCAACAACGCCAGCGGTACCTGGAATAGCGAGGGGGTATTGCTGGTCTCCTCGCAGGGCACCAAAGGCATTCAGCGCGTCTCGGCCAACGGCGGTGCGCCGACGCAGGTGACCACGCTCGACAGCACGACAAAGGAGATCGCCCATCTGTGGCCGCAGTTTCTGCCCGACGGCCGCCACTTCCTCTATCAGGCCCAGACTGATGCGCGCGGCGACTGGGCCATCTTTGCCGGAGCCATCGATTCGGCGGCCAGACACCAGGTGGTGAAGTCCGACTACGCCAGGTTCGCTGCGCCGAACCTGCTGCTCTACGTCGTCGGTGAGAATCTGATGGCCCAGCGCATGGACATGCAGTCGCGCACGCTCACGGGCGACCCCGTGGTGCTGGCCACTGGGATGGTGAATCTGATCTCTAACGGCCGGTCTGGTTTCACGGTGTCTGACGCCGGTGTGCTGGTCTACGCCAGCAATCCTGACCAGCAGTCCGGGTTGGCCAATCGACGCCTGACGTGGCTCGATCGCCGGGGCACACCGCTGGGCCCGGTCGGGCCGCCCGTCTCGGCGTTCAACTTTCGACTCTCTCCAGATGGTGCCCGTGCGGCTCTGGTCGAGCTAGCGGGTGACCGCGCGACCGGCCGTCAGTTGTGGGTGGCCGACCTCGAGCGCAACGTCAAGGCCCCGCTGGCGTCATCCCGCGGGGGCCTGAGTCCAACCTGGTCAGATGATGGACGTCGGCTGGTGTTTTCATCGACGGCCGACGATGGGCGGGTGACGATCGGGGAGCGCGTGGCGAGCGGCGCCACACCCATGACCACGCTCCACAACGAAACCGGTCCGACCGTGCTTCTGGTGCCCCTCGACGAGTCCAGCGATGGCAAGCTGGTGGTGTTCACAAGAACCAATTCAGGCGTGCGAAGTCTGTACGTCTTGTCGAAGACCGACGGCAAGGTCGCGCCGTATCTCGAAGACGGTTTCGACCATCCCCAGGCGTCGCTCTCGCGCGATGGCCGATGGCTGGCGTACACGACGAATGAATCCAGCACGTACGAGGTCGTGGTTCAACCATTCCCGGACCCATCGCAGGGAAAATGGCCCATCTCGGCAGGCGGCGGCGCCATTCCGCGTTGGCGGCGAGACGGGCGTGAACTGTTCTACGTGAATAACGCGGCCCAACTGGTGGCCGTGCCCGTGACCACACATCAGGAACTTGTGCCTGGCAAACCGCAGCCGTTGTTCTTACTGCCAGGCAATCTGCCGACCATCAGTACCGGCGCGTACAGCTACGACGTGTCTCCAGACGGGCAGCGCATCCTCGTGTCGATCGGTCCGGGCGGTATCGGAAATGTCTCGGCGGCCCTGCCTCTCACGGTCGTCACCAACTGGACGTCGCTGCTGACGAAGAAGTAGATGGCCCCTTCAATCCCGCCGACCAGTTGACGACGACCGTGACCGGCTGGCGGACGGCTGTCGCTTCTCGCGGGCGGATGAACAGGAAGCGCTTGCCGTCTTTCGTGACGGATGCGTTCAACCGAGGTCAGGGCGTGAGTGAAATCCTGGCCATCAACGACCATGAGTTCCTGGTGGTGGAACGCGACAAGCGGTCCTGGCTCACGTCGGGGACGGCGCCCACGAGAAAGAACATCTACAAGATCGACGTCTCCGGCGCGACGGATGTCTCAGCAGTCGCCAGTTTGCCGGCTGGCGGCCTCCCGGCAGAGATCGTGCCGGTGGGCAAGTCGATCTTCATCAACATGCTCGACCCCATCTTCGGCCTGCACCTGAACGATGCGAACGCGATTGCCGAGAAGATTGAAGGACTGGCGTGGGGTCCGGACCTTGCCGATGGCCGGCATGTGCTGTACGTGGTGAGCGATAACGATTTGAGCCCAACGATCGATACCCAACTCTTCGCCTTTGCCGTTGAGGCTTCGAGCATTGACCTCCAGCCACAGGTTCTTCCTGGCCCGCTCTATCCGCCAGGGCAGGTAAAGAAGGCCTTGAAGTGAAGCAGCGATTGTCGTTTAACGTTATCCGTTATATGCTGGACGGGTGATCAAGGGCTTTGGCTCTGCCGACACGAAAGCGCTGTTCGAGACGGGGAAGTCCAAGCGTTTCGGGAGCATCGTCACCGTGGCGACGCGCAAGCTGACCGTGCTGGACGCGGCGACGACGCTGGAGTTCTTGAGGTCACCACCTGGCAATCGCCTGGAGGCCCTGAAGGGTGACCGGAAGGGCCAGGACAGTATCCGGATCAACGACCAGTGGCGCATTTGTTTTCGCTGGACAACCGCCGGGCCTGAGGATGTCGAGATTGCGGACTATCACTGACGGAGCATCGCGATGAAGATGAAGAATGGCATGAGGCCGGTGCACCCTGGCGAAGTCTTGCGTGAGGACTTCCTGCGCCCTGCGGGCCTGACCGCGAACGCGCTGGCCAAAATCCTCCATGTGCCGGCGCCGCGCATCAACGACATCGTGCGCGAACGGCGAGGCGTGTCTGCGGATACGGCGATGCGCCTGGCGCGGTACTTCGGCGGAGATGCGCACTCGTGGCTGAACCTGCAGGCCATCTATGACCTGCGGCTGGCGGAGATTGCCAATGCTCGCAAGATCGACCGCGAGATCATGCCCATTGCTGTCTGACTGATACCCCGACCTGCGGGTATACTCTCGGCACTCCGTTGGTACTGACTTCCGGCACGCGTCTCGGACCCTACGAAATCGTCGGCCCTCTCGGTGCTGGTGGCCCGCCTACGCTGGCGGCGGCCTTCGGCCGCCAGCTCCGGCGAGGTCTCGCCGTAGCCAAGGAAAGGATCTGGACGTGATTGGTCAAGTTCTTGGGCCATACCAGATCCTTTCCAAGCTTGGCGAAGGCGGAATGGGCGAGGTGTATCGCGGGCGGGACACGAAGCTCAATCGCGACGTCGCGATCAAGGTGTTGCCCGAGTCGTTCGCGCTCGATGCGGATCGTGTGGCTCGCTTCACGCGCGAAGCCCAAGTGCTCGCGTCGCTGAACCATCCGAACATCGCGGCGATTTACGGGATCGAGGAGTTCCGGGAAAAGACGTCGGGTGTCTTTTCCGGTTCCACGTCCGCGGAAAAGACACCCGACGTCTTTTCCCGCGCCCTTGTCATGGAACTGGTCGAAGGCGAGGACCTGTCGGCGCATATCGCGCGCGGCGCCATTCCGCTCGCCGAGGCCTTGCCCATCGCGAAACAAATCGCTGATGCCCTCGAAGCCGCGCACGAGCAGGGCATCGTCCATCGCGATCTCAAACCGCAGAACATCAAAGTCCGCGCCGACGGCACGGTGAAGGTGCTGGACTTCGGCTTGGCGAAAGCGACAGATCGGACCCTGGACTCTGGACCCGGGACCCAGGACCCCAACAACTCGCCGACCATGACCTCCCCCGCCATGACGGCGATGGGCATGATCCTCGGCACCGCGGCATACATGTCGCCCGAACAGGCGAAGGGCCGCGCCGTCGACAAACGCGCGGACATCTGGGCCTTCGGCGTGGTGCTGCACGAGATGCTGACAGGTGGGCACCTGTTCCTGGCCGAGACGATTCCCGAAACACTCGCGCATGTGATGACGCGGCAGATCGACCTCGGCACGATGCCGGCCTCGACGCCGCGCCGCATCCGCGACCTGCTCGCGCGGTGTCTCGAAAAGGACCCCAAGAAGCGGCTGCGCGATATCGGCGAAGCGCGGATTCGGCTCGAAGAAGTGATCAGCGGATCCGCTGAGGAACCGACGATCCTCGCTGGAGCCATCGTCGCCGCGCCGCCCCCCAAGCGCACGATGACCATCGCGTTCGCGGCCCTCGCCGGCGTCACCACGATCGCGCTGGCCACTGTGCTGTTCATGTGGGCGCCATGGCGCACAACGCTGGCGCCCTCGCCCACGCCGCGCAAGTTGCTCGCCGGCATCGGCGCGGACGCGTCGCTGTCTCTGGGCGTTGGGGCGGCGGCCATCCTGTCGCCCGACGGGACGACGCTCGCGTTTGTCGCTGTGCCGGCCAATCAGGGCCGGCCGGTGCTGTTCGTCCGGAAGCTCGAGGAACTGCAGGCCACCGCGCTTGCCGGCACCGACGAGGCGGCGAGCCCGTTCTTCTCGCCCGATGGCCAGTGGATTGCGTATTTCGCGGGTGGCCAGTTGAAGAAGGTCTCGGCTACGGGCGGCGCGTCGATCAAACTGTGTGACGCCCCCGCGGGCCGCGGTGGCACCTGGACCGACGACGACACCATCCTCTTCACGCCGGATAGCAGCCCGAACACAAGGCTCATGCGCGTCCCAGCCGGAGGCGGCGCAGCGTCGGCGTTCGGCACGCTTGGCACGGGCGCGACGACCCAGCGCTGGCCGCAGGCGCTCCCCGATGGCCGGAGCGTGCTCTACACCGAACATTCCGGCACGAGCAATTTCGACACCGCCAACCTCGTCGTCGCTCCGCTCTCTGGTGGGGCCCCGAAGATCGTCGTCCCCGGCGGCTACTACGGCCGGTACGTCTCGGGCGGGCATCTGATCTACATGAACCAGGGCACGCTCTTCGCCGTGCGCTTCGATCTCGATCGGCTCGAGACGGTCGGGCCGGCGGTGCCGGCCATTGAAGGCATCACCGTAGCCGGGAATGGCGGTGCGCAATTGGCCGTCTCCTCCGATGGCACGATCGTCTACGTGGCCGGCGCGGCCTTATCGTTGGCCACGCCCATCGACTGGCTGACGCGCGACGGCAAGACCTCGCTGCTTCGCGCGGACAACGCCAACTGGCAGAATCCGCGGTTCTCCCCTGATGGCCAGAAGCTGGCGATCGACATCTCCGACGGCAAGCGGAGTGACGTCTGGGTGTATGAGGTGGCACGCGGCACGCTGACGCAGCTCACGTTTGACGCGGCGAATGATATGAGGCCCGTGTGGACACCGGATGGCCGACGCATCGTCTTCGCGTCCGACCGCGCCAAGGCCGGCGTGTTCAACCTGTACTGGGCGAACGCCGACGGCACCGGGCAGGTGACGCGGTTGACCGACAGTCCCAATCTCCAGTGGCCTCAGTCGTGGCATCCGAGCGGCACGTTCCTCGCGTTCGCCGAGGTTCGCGGCGCCGCGACGGGGTCCGACCTGCTGCTGCTGCCGATGGAGGGCGATGCCACGCGCGGATGGACGCCCGGGACGCCTACGGTGTTCCTGGGCACGCGGGCAGCCGAGGGCGCGCCGGTGTTTTCGCCGGACGGTCGATTCATCGCGTACACTTCGACTCAAGAATCCGGCGGCAGCACCTACGACATCTACGTCCGGCCGTTTCCCGGGCCCGGCGGCCCGCGGCGCATCTCCACGACGGGCGGTATCTATTCCGAGTGGTCCGCCAGCACCCACGAGCTGCTGTTTCTGAACTACCTCGACCCGGCGCCGTCGAAGATCATGGCCGCGCCGTACGCCGTCGTTGGAGACTCGTTCCAGGCCGAGACGCCGAAGGTCTGGTC from Acidobacteriota bacterium encodes:
- a CDS encoding type II toxin-antitoxin system RelE/ParE family toxin — its product is MIKGFGSADTKALFETGKSKRFGSIVTVATRKLTVLDAATTLEFLRSPPGNRLEALKGDRKGQDSIRINDQWRICFRWTTAGPEDVEIADYH
- a CDS encoding serine/threonine-protein kinase, whose amino-acid sequence is MIGQVLGPYQILSKLGEGGMGEVYRGRDTKLNRDVAIKVLPESFALDADRVARFTREAQVLASLNHPNIAAIYGIEEFREKTSGVFSGSTSAEKTPDVFSRALVMELVEGEDLSAHIARGAIPLAEALPIAKQIADALEAAHEQGIVHRDLKPQNIKVRADGTVKVLDFGLAKATDRTLDSGPGTQDPNNSPTMTSPAMTAMGMILGTAAYMSPEQAKGRAVDKRADIWAFGVVLHEMLTGGHLFLAETIPETLAHVMTRQIDLGTMPASTPRRIRDLLARCLEKDPKKRLRDIGEARIRLEEVISGSAEEPTILAGAIVAAPPPKRTMTIAFAALAGVTTIALATVLFMWAPWRTTLAPSPTPRKLLAGIGADASLSLGVGAAAILSPDGTTLAFVAVPANQGRPVLFVRKLEELQATALAGTDEAASPFFSPDGQWIAYFAGGQLKKVSATGGASIKLCDAPAGRGGTWTDDDTILFTPDSSPNTRLMRVPAGGGAASAFGTLGTGATTQRWPQALPDGRSVLYTEHSGTSNFDTANLVVAPLSGGAPKIVVPGGYYGRYVSGGHLIYMNQGTLFAVRFDLDRLETVGPAVPAIEGITVAGNGGAQLAVSSDGTIVYVAGAALSLATPIDWLTRDGKTSLLRADNANWQNPRFSPDGQKLAIDISDGKRSDVWVYEVARGTLTQLTFDAANDMRPVWTPDGRRIVFASDRAKAGVFNLYWANADGTGQVTRLTDSPNLQWPQSWHPSGTFLAFAEVRGAATGSDLLLLPMEGDATRGWTPGTPTVFLGTRAAEGAPVFSPDGRFIAYTSTQESGGSTYDIYVRPFPGPGGPRRISTTGGIYSEWSASTHELLFLNYLDPAPSKIMAAPYAVVGDSFQAETPKVWSSVSVQKANPNNSAYDLHPDGKRIAAAAVPDQGNIVQDKVVFIFNFAAHLAKIAPGKK
- a CDS encoding esterase-like activity of phytase family protein codes for the protein MSEILAINDHEFLVVERDKRSWLTSGTAPTRKNIYKIDVSGATDVSAVASLPAGGLPAEIVPVGKSIFINMLDPIFGLHLNDANAIAEKIEGLAWGPDLADGRHVLYVVSDNDLSPTIDTQLFAFAVEASSIDLQPQVLPGPLYPPGQVKKALK
- a CDS encoding HigA family addiction module antidote protein: MKMKNGMRPVHPGEVLREDFLRPAGLTANALAKILHVPAPRINDIVRERRGVSADTAMRLARYFGGDAHSWLNLQAIYDLRLAEIANARKIDREIMPIAV
- a CDS encoding serine/threonine-protein kinase produces the protein MLSTGTRLGPYEIVAPLGAGGMGEVYRARDTKLNRDVAIKVLPEAFALDADRLARFTREAQVLASLNHPNIAQIYGIEETTSEVGRGVSGAGPTSEVVSRALVMELVEGRDLSELIRSSEAGSRSSEAGPSGPANTPGLKTRPPSGGFPLADAIAIARQIIDALEAAHEQGIVHRDLKPQNIKVRDDGTVKVLDFGLAKAMDSGTSGPQDSNNSPTLTARATQMGMIIGTAAYMAPEQARGRAVDRRADIWAFGVVLYEMLTGSRGFEGEDISVTLANVIKEDPKWDALPADLHPSIKRLLRRCLEKDPKRRLGAISDARLELDEASSPSEASPAAASVAAPRSGVARWERAIWASVAAVAIVAAVWLAWPSSSDDEATLPMARFEVSPPGEGRFIGNAPRIAISPDGRSLAFSASSKAAEADQLWIRRLDSMEVLPVPGTLSTPDANQPQSPFWSPDSRQLAFFVQTGLEAGGLSRASRLLTADMTGGGVRKICDLPSNNASGTWNSEGVLLVSSQGTKGIQRVSANGGAPTQVTTLDSTTKEIAHLWPQFLPDGRHFLYQAQTDARGDWAIFAGAIDSAARHQVVKSDYARFAAPNLLLYVVGENLMAQRMDMQSRTLTGDPVVLATGMVNLISNGRSGFTVSDAGVLVYASNPDQQSGLANRRLTWLDRRGTPLGPVGPPVSAFNFRLSPDGARAALVELAGDRATGRQLWVADLERNVKAPLASSRGGLSPTWSDDGRRLVFSSTADDGRVTIGERVASGATPMTTLHNETGPTVLLVPLDESSDGKLVVFTRTNSGVRSLYVLSKTDGKVAPYLEDGFDHPQASLSRDGRWLAYTTNESSTYEVVVQPFPDPSQGKWPISAGGGAIPRWRRDGRELFYVNNAAQLVAVPVTTHQELVPGKPQPLFLLPGNLPTISTGAYSYDVSPDGQRILVSIGPGGIGNVSAALPLTVVTNWTSLLTKK